Proteins encoded in a region of the Variovorax sp. PAMC 28711 genome:
- a CDS encoding 5-methyltetrahydropteroyltriglutamate--homocysteine S-methyltransferase: MSQHAHLPAHFDHVGSFLRPKYLLDAREQLAKREITPEQLRAVEDKAITEIVKFQQDVGLKSITDGEFRRTYFHIDFLAQLGGVKTDIPVLIRKPDGTEELAPPVMRVIDKVTHTTNIQLADFEYLKSQVAAGNTPKVTIPSPTMLHFRGGRAGISKAAYPELDPVFYDDVAKAYGDELRSLAAAGCTYVQMDDTNLAYLCDEHMREAARQRGDDPNELPHRYATFINKVVAQKPPGMLLAMHLCRGNFKSTHAAAGNYEPVAEALLQEMDLDAYFMEYDDARSGDFKPLRYLPKGKTVVLGLVTTKFGQMEDKDELKRRIDDAAKYAPMEQLALSPQCGFSSTVHGNNIAVEAQRAKLRLVIETAQEVWGSA, encoded by the coding sequence ATGTCACAGCACGCCCACCTGCCGGCCCATTTCGATCACGTCGGCAGTTTCCTGCGCCCCAAATACCTGCTCGATGCACGCGAGCAGCTGGCCAAACGCGAGATCACACCGGAGCAGCTTCGCGCCGTCGAAGACAAGGCCATCACCGAGATCGTCAAGTTCCAGCAGGACGTCGGCTTGAAGAGCATCACCGACGGCGAGTTCCGCCGCACCTACTTCCACATCGACTTTCTGGCGCAGCTCGGTGGCGTGAAGACCGACATTCCGGTGCTGATCCGCAAGCCCGACGGCACCGAAGAGCTGGCACCGCCGGTGATGCGTGTGATCGACAAGGTGACGCACACCACGAACATCCAGCTCGCCGATTTCGAATACCTGAAAAGCCAGGTCGCAGCCGGCAACACGCCCAAGGTGACGATCCCGTCGCCCACCATGCTGCACTTTCGCGGCGGCCGGGCAGGCATCAGCAAGGCGGCCTACCCGGAGCTCGATCCGGTGTTCTACGACGACGTGGCCAAGGCCTACGGCGACGAGCTGCGCTCGCTCGCTGCGGCCGGCTGTACCTACGTGCAGATGGACGACACCAACCTCGCCTACCTGTGCGACGAGCACATGCGCGAAGCCGCCCGCCAGCGCGGCGACGACCCGAACGAACTGCCGCATCGCTACGCCACCTTCATCAACAAGGTGGTCGCGCAGAAGCCGCCCGGCATGCTGCTCGCGATGCACCTGTGCCGCGGCAACTTCAAGAGCACGCACGCCGCGGCCGGCAACTACGAGCCCGTCGCCGAAGCGCTGCTGCAGGAGATGGACCTCGACGCTTACTTCATGGAGTACGACGACGCGCGTTCCGGCGACTTCAAGCCACTGCGCTACCTGCCCAAGGGCAAGACCGTGGTGCTCGGCCTGGTGACCACCAAGTTCGGCCAGATGGAAGACAAGGACGAGCTCAAGCGCCGCATCGACGACGCCGCCAAGTACGCCCCGATGGAGCAGCTCGCGCTGTCGCCGCAATGCGGCTTCTCCAGCACCGTGCACGGCAACAACATCGCCGTCGAAGCGCAGCGCGCCAAGCTGCGCCTCGTGATCGAAACCGCGCAGGAGGTGTGGGGCAGCGCCTGA
- a CDS encoding aromatic ring-hydroxylating dioxygenase subunit alpha, whose translation MNTSPSFPLNAWYAAAYDVEVKHALLPRTVCNQKLVLYRQTNGQVAALEDACWHRLMPLSMGRLEGDEVVCGYHGLVYNAQGRCTFMPSQETLNPSACVRSYPVVEKHRFVWIWPGDPAKADPALVPDMHWNDDPAWAGDGKMIRVACDYRLVVDNLMDLTHEAFVHGSSIGNREVAEAPFVATHGDRSATVTRWMENIDAPPFWAAQIRHGHGYRGKVDRWQIIRFEGPCTVNIDVGVAEAGSGAVPKADGDKGDRSRGVNGFVLNTITPETDKTCLYFWAFARNYCIGEQRLTHELREGVATIFREDEHVLEAQQRAIDERPDYAFYNLNIDAGAMWARRLIDRMVEREQPRRPTIPIRPAETTETAR comes from the coding sequence ATGAATACCTCTCCCAGCTTTCCCCTGAACGCCTGGTACGCGGCGGCCTACGACGTCGAAGTGAAGCACGCCCTGTTGCCCCGCACCGTGTGCAACCAGAAGCTGGTGCTCTACCGGCAGACGAACGGCCAGGTCGCTGCGCTGGAAGACGCGTGCTGGCATCGCCTGATGCCGCTGTCCATGGGGCGGCTCGAGGGCGACGAGGTGGTCTGCGGCTATCACGGCCTGGTCTACAACGCGCAGGGCCGTTGCACCTTCATGCCGAGCCAGGAGACGCTGAACCCGTCGGCCTGCGTGCGCAGTTATCCGGTCGTGGAGAAGCACCGCTTCGTCTGGATCTGGCCGGGTGATCCGGCCAAGGCCGACCCGGCGCTGGTGCCCGACATGCACTGGAACGACGATCCGGCCTGGGCCGGCGACGGCAAGATGATCCGGGTGGCGTGCGACTACCGGCTGGTGGTCGACAACCTGATGGACCTCACGCACGAAGCCTTCGTGCACGGCTCGTCGATCGGCAATCGCGAGGTGGCCGAGGCGCCTTTCGTCGCGACCCACGGCGACCGCTCGGCCACCGTCACGCGCTGGATGGAGAACATCGACGCGCCGCCGTTCTGGGCCGCGCAGATCCGCCACGGCCACGGCTACCGCGGCAAGGTCGACCGTTGGCAGATCATCCGTTTCGAGGGACCGTGCACCGTGAACATCGACGTCGGCGTGGCCGAGGCGGGCAGCGGTGCCGTGCCGAAGGCCGACGGCGACAAGGGCGACCGCAGCCGCGGCGTCAACGGCTTCGTGCTCAACACGATCACGCCCGAGACCGACAAGACCTGCCTCTATTTCTGGGCCTTTGCGCGAAACTACTGCATCGGCGAGCAGCGGCTCACGCACGAACTGCGCGAGGGCGTGGCGACCATCTTCCGCGAAGACGAACATGTGCTCGAAGCGCAGCAGCGCGCCATCGACGAACGGCCCGACTACGCCTTCTACAACCTCAACATCGACGCCGGCGCAATGTGGGCGCGGCGCCTGATCGACCGCATGGTCGAGCGCGAGCAACCGCGCCGGCCGACCATCCCGATCCGGCCCGCCGAAACGACGGAGACCGCGCGGTGA
- a CDS encoding GntR family transcriptional regulator produces MSTVASFAVHDAVDAGTSQAVKAQLRLREMVLAGELPGGTRIAEVAMSELLGVSRTPVRSALMRLEQEGLLESLPNGGYAVRTFSERDVSDSIELRGTLEGLAARLAAERGAPPVVLREARACLQRIDALLREPALDDTAFSRYVDFNARFHALLSELSGSPVIAQQLERITNLPFASPSGFVVVQANSPAARDMLLIAQDQHRQVLDAIESREGSRAEALMREHSRLAQRNLREALHGAQGHPLPGVQLIRRRS; encoded by the coding sequence GTGAGTACGGTCGCGAGCTTCGCCGTCCACGACGCGGTCGACGCTGGCACCTCGCAGGCGGTGAAAGCGCAACTGCGGCTGCGCGAAATGGTGCTGGCCGGCGAGCTGCCGGGTGGCACGCGCATCGCCGAGGTCGCGATGTCCGAGTTGCTCGGCGTGTCGCGCACGCCGGTGCGTTCGGCCCTCATGCGGCTCGAGCAGGAAGGCTTGCTCGAGAGCCTGCCGAACGGCGGCTATGCGGTGCGCACGTTTTCCGAACGCGACGTGTCGGATTCGATCGAGCTGCGTGGCACCCTCGAAGGGCTGGCGGCGCGGCTGGCCGCCGAACGCGGGGCGCCGCCGGTGGTGCTGCGCGAAGCCCGCGCCTGCCTGCAGCGCATCGACGCGCTGCTGCGCGAGCCGGCGCTCGACGACACGGCCTTTTCGCGCTACGTCGATTTCAACGCGCGCTTCCACGCGCTGCTGTCGGAACTGTCGGGCAGCCCGGTGATCGCGCAGCAGCTGGAGCGCATCACCAACCTGCCCTTCGCGTCGCCGTCGGGCTTCGTCGTGGTGCAGGCCAACTCGCCGGCCGCGCGCGACATGCTGCTGATCGCGCAAGACCAGCACCGGCAGGTGCTCGATGCGATCGAGAGCCGCGAAGGCTCGCGCGCCGAGGCGCTGATGCGCGAGCACAGCCGCCTGGCGCAACGCAATCTGCGCGAGGCACTGCATGGCGCGCAGGGCCATCCGCTCCCTGGTGTTCAACTGATCCGCCGCCGCAGCTGA
- a CDS encoding PDR/VanB family oxidoreductase: MKNSTHWRAARVESLRDITPTVREFTLRPQDAHDISADWSPGSHIEVELLRDGRPIKRSYSLVGQPDGECFRVAVKRLDAGQGGSRAMWQLAVGDRLQVNGPRNHFGLDLNAPAYLLVAGGIGITPMLHMAQHLQARTGRAPLRMVYGAHEAAEVAYRPLLRELLGAAFAEFVASEGRHIDIAAEIAALPPRGQMYVCGPVPMLDAVRRQWAASGRPVADLRYETFGSSGRFAPQPFRVEVPRQRIDIVVPADSSLMDALHAVGVQTLHDCKRGECGLCAVDVLALDGEIDHRDVFLSEHEKAGNQRICTCVSRVVGSISIDSAYRPD, encoded by the coding sequence ATGAAGAATTCCACGCATTGGCGCGCCGCGCGCGTCGAGTCGCTGCGCGACATCACCCCCACGGTGCGCGAGTTCACGCTGCGTCCGCAGGACGCCCACGACATCTCGGCCGACTGGTCGCCCGGCAGCCACATCGAGGTCGAACTGCTGCGCGACGGCCGGCCGATCAAGCGCTCCTATTCGCTCGTCGGCCAGCCCGACGGCGAGTGCTTTCGCGTCGCGGTCAAGCGGCTCGATGCGGGGCAGGGCGGCTCACGTGCGATGTGGCAGCTCGCGGTCGGCGACCGGCTGCAGGTGAACGGGCCGCGCAACCACTTCGGGCTCGACCTGAACGCGCCGGCCTACCTGCTGGTGGCAGGCGGCATCGGCATCACGCCGATGCTGCACATGGCGCAGCATCTGCAGGCCCGCACCGGGCGTGCGCCGCTGCGCATGGTGTACGGCGCACACGAAGCCGCCGAGGTCGCGTACCGGCCCTTGCTGCGCGAACTGCTCGGCGCTGCGTTCGCTGAATTCGTGGCGTCGGAGGGGCGACACATCGACATCGCCGCCGAGATCGCCGCCCTGCCGCCGCGCGGCCAGATGTACGTCTGCGGCCCGGTGCCGATGCTCGACGCGGTGCGCCGGCAATGGGCGGCATCGGGCCGGCCGGTGGCCGACCTGCGCTACGAAACCTTCGGCAGCAGCGGACGCTTCGCACCGCAACCGTTTCGCGTCGAAGTGCCGCGGCAGCGCATCGACATCGTGGTGCCGGCCGACAGCAGCCTGATGGATGCGTTGCACGCGGTCGGCGTGCAGACGCTGCACGACTGCAAGCGCGGCGAGTGCGGCCTGTGCGCGGTCGACGTGCTGGCGCTCGACGGCGAGATCGATCACCGCGACGTGTTCCTGAGCGAGCACGAGAAGGCCGGCAACCAGCGCATCTGCACCTGCGTGTCGCGCGTGGTCGGCTCGATCTCAATCGACTCGGCGTACCGGCCTGACTGA
- a CDS encoding ABC transporter substrate-binding protein — MHRRHFGKAASLVALALALPAAHAQSNTFKIGLILPMTGQSASTGRQIEAAAKLYMAQNGDTVAGKKVELIVKDDTGLPDVTKRLAQELIVNDKVNVLAGFGLTPLALAVAPIATQSKTPQVVMAAATSSITEASPYIVRSGFTLPQVSVPMGDWAPKNGIKTVVTLVADYGPGNDAEKFFSERFQLNGGKVIDKLRVPLRNPDFAPFLQKVRDAKPDALFVFVPSGAGAAVMKQFLERGMDKAGIRFIATGDVTDDDQLNDMGDGALGVVTSHHYSAAHPSAMNKKFVEAFQKANPKMRPNFMAIGGYDGMRVIYEALKTSKGQGGGDALLAAMKGQVFESPRGQVLIDAQTRDIVQDVYLRKVEKKDGQLYNVEFDVIKAVKDPGKAK; from the coding sequence ATGCATCGTCGCCACTTCGGCAAAGCCGCGAGCCTCGTCGCGCTCGCGCTGGCCCTGCCGGCCGCCCACGCCCAGAGCAACACCTTCAAGATCGGCCTGATCCTGCCGATGACGGGCCAGTCGGCCTCGACGGGGCGCCAGATCGAAGCGGCGGCGAAGCTCTACATGGCGCAGAACGGCGACACGGTGGCCGGCAAGAAGGTCGAGCTGATCGTCAAGGACGACACCGGCCTGCCCGACGTCACCAAGCGCCTGGCGCAGGAACTGATCGTCAACGATAAGGTCAACGTGCTTGCCGGCTTCGGCCTCACGCCGCTCGCGCTGGCCGTGGCACCGATCGCCACGCAATCGAAAACGCCGCAGGTCGTGATGGCCGCCGCCACGTCGAGCATCACCGAAGCCTCGCCGTACATCGTGCGTTCGGGCTTCACGCTGCCGCAGGTGTCGGTGCCGATGGGCGACTGGGCGCCGAAGAACGGCATCAAGACCGTGGTGACGCTGGTGGCCGACTACGGGCCGGGCAACGACGCCGAGAAGTTCTTCAGCGAGCGCTTCCAGCTGAACGGTGGCAAGGTCATTGACAAGCTGCGCGTGCCCCTGCGCAACCCCGATTTCGCACCTTTTCTGCAGAAGGTGCGCGATGCCAAGCCCGACGCGCTGTTCGTCTTCGTGCCCTCGGGCGCGGGTGCCGCGGTCATGAAGCAGTTTCTGGAGCGCGGCATGGACAAGGCCGGCATCAGGTTCATCGCGACCGGCGATGTGACCGATGACGACCAGCTCAACGACATGGGCGACGGCGCGCTCGGCGTGGTCACTTCGCACCACTACTCGGCCGCACACCCGTCGGCGATGAACAAGAAGTTCGTCGAGGCCTTCCAGAAGGCCAATCCGAAGATGCGCCCGAACTTCATGGCGATCGGCGGCTACGACGGCATGCGAGTGATCTACGAAGCGCTCAAGACCAGCAAGGGCCAGGGCGGCGGCGATGCGCTGCTGGCCGCGATGAAAGGCCAGGTCTTCGAGAGCCCGCGCGGCCAGGTGCTGATCGATGCGCAAACACGCGACATCGTGCAGGACGTGTACCTGCGCAAGGTCGAGAAGAAGGACGGCCAGCTGTACAACGTCGAGTTCGACGTGATCAAGGCCGTCAAGGACCCCGGCAAAGCCAAGTGA
- a CDS encoding branched-chain amino acid ABC transporter permease — protein sequence MLTILFDGIAYGMLLFVLAVGLAITLGLMNFINLAHGAFAMAGGYLTVFAMQKFGVPFLWCLPLAFLVVGGAGALLERTLYRPMYGKSHLDQVLFSIGLAFMAVAAIDYFVGSSQQNVQLPEWLRGRTEIGDGALMLGMGHYRLFIIGVCAVLTVVLQLILSKTRFGSRLRAAVDDPRVAAGMGINVNVVFLATFAVGSGLAGLGGALGAEILGLDPTFPLKYMIYFLIVVSVGGTSSITGPLAAALLLGIADVAGKYFIPKMGAFTVYLLMILILMWRPQGLFTRKGAK from the coding sequence GTGCTGACGATTCTTTTCGACGGCATCGCCTACGGGATGCTGCTGTTCGTGCTGGCCGTGGGGTTGGCGATCACGCTGGGGTTGATGAACTTCATCAACCTCGCGCACGGCGCTTTCGCCATGGCGGGTGGCTACCTCACGGTGTTCGCCATGCAGAAGTTCGGCGTGCCGTTCCTCTGGTGTCTGCCGCTGGCCTTCCTCGTCGTCGGGGGGGCGGGTGCGCTGCTCGAACGCACGCTCTACCGGCCGATGTACGGCAAGTCGCATCTTGACCAGGTGCTCTTTTCCATCGGCCTCGCCTTCATGGCGGTCGCCGCCATCGACTACTTCGTGGGTTCGTCGCAGCAGAACGTGCAACTGCCCGAATGGCTGCGCGGCCGCACCGAGATCGGCGACGGCGCGCTCATGCTGGGCATGGGGCATTACCGGCTCTTCATCATCGGCGTGTGCGCGGTGCTCACCGTCGTGTTGCAGCTGATCCTCAGCAAGACGCGCTTCGGCAGCCGGCTGCGCGCGGCGGTGGACGACCCCCGCGTGGCGGCGGGCATGGGCATCAACGTGAACGTGGTGTTCCTCGCGACCTTCGCGGTGGGCTCCGGGCTCGCGGGACTCGGCGGTGCGCTCGGTGCGGAGATCCTCGGGCTCGATCCGACCTTTCCGCTCAAGTACATGATCTATTTCCTCATCGTCGTCTCGGTCGGCGGCACTTCGTCGATCACCGGTCCGCTGGCGGCGGCGCTCCTGCTCGGCATCGCCGACGTCGCCGGCAAGTACTTCATCCCGAAGATGGGCGCCTTCACGGTGTACCTGCTGATGATCCTCATCCTGATGTGGCGGCCGCAAGGGTTGTTCACGCGAAAGGGCGCCAAGTGA
- a CDS encoding branched-chain amino acid ABC transporter permease — MDADAAQSALLNKARWRPWEFAIWIVALALPALVPSHALLVNEIAIVALFAMSLDLILGYTGIVSLGHAAFFGFGAYAAALFAKLVMPDPTVGLFFAIVLSAALGAVASVTILRGSDLTRLMVTLGTALLLLELANKLDWLTGGADGLQGVVLGPVLGVFDFDLYGRTAAWYSLAVMLVLFLFMRRLVQSPFGATLKAIRDNRLRAMAIGVPVASRLVVIYTIAAGIAGAAGALLAQTTGFASLDVLAFDRSADVLLMLVIGGVGWLYGGITGAIVFKLLQNWLSAVTPQYWMFWIGLILVLLVLVGRDRLLKPWTWIGKRA; from the coding sequence ATGGATGCCGACGCAGCGCAGTCGGCGCTGCTGAACAAGGCGCGCTGGCGCCCGTGGGAATTCGCGATCTGGATCGTCGCCCTCGCGTTGCCCGCGCTCGTGCCTTCGCACGCGCTGCTGGTGAACGAGATCGCGATCGTCGCGCTGTTCGCGATGTCGCTCGACCTGATCCTCGGCTACACGGGCATCGTGTCGCTCGGGCATGCGGCGTTCTTCGGTTTCGGCGCCTACGCGGCGGCATTGTTCGCCAAGCTGGTGATGCCCGACCCGACGGTCGGGCTCTTCTTCGCGATCGTGTTGTCGGCGGCGCTGGGTGCGGTGGCGAGCGTGACGATCCTGCGCGGCAGCGACCTCACGCGACTGATGGTCACGCTGGGTACGGCATTGCTCCTGCTCGAACTCGCGAACAAGCTCGACTGGCTCACCGGCGGCGCCGACGGGCTCCAGGGCGTGGTGCTCGGCCCGGTGCTCGGCGTGTTCGACTTCGACCTTTACGGCCGCACGGCGGCCTGGTATTCGCTGGCCGTGATGCTGGTGCTTTTCCTCTTCATGCGCCGGTTGGTGCAGTCGCCGTTCGGCGCGACGCTCAAGGCGATCCGCGACAACCGCCTTCGTGCGATGGCGATCGGCGTTCCGGTTGCGTCGCGGCTCGTCGTGATCTACACCATCGCGGCCGGCATCGCTGGCGCGGCCGGGGCGCTGCTCGCGCAGACCACCGGCTTCGCCTCGCTCGATGTGCTGGCGTTCGACCGCTCGGCCGACGTGCTGCTCATGCTGGTGATCGGTGGCGTGGGCTGGCTCTACGGCGGCATCACCGGCGCGATCGTGTTCAAGCTGCTGCAGAACTGGCTCTCGGCGGTGACGCCTCAGTACTGGATGTTCTGGATCGGCCTCATCCTGGTGCTGCTCGTGCTGGTCGGTCGCGACAGGCTGCTCAAGCCCTGGACCTGGATCGGAAAGCGGGCATGA
- a CDS encoding ABC transporter ATP-binding protein, which yields MTDTVLSAKGLVMRFGGITATSNVTLDLKRGARHALIGPNGAGKTTLINLLTGVLTPTEGRIALLGEDITTLAPHKRVARGLVRTFQINQLFDSMTPLETLALVVSQHHGIASRWWQPLGAAKVVAERAAQLLEQFRLADVARQPVKHLAYGKRRLLEIAIALACEPRVLLLDEPVAGVPAGEREELLQTVAALPADVSVLLIEHDMDLVFSFADRMTVLVNGAVLTEGDPDAIANDPKVKEVYLGHGAAHE from the coding sequence ATGACCGACACCGTTCTTTCTGCCAAAGGCCTCGTGATGCGCTTCGGCGGCATCACTGCCACCAGCAACGTGACGCTCGACCTGAAGCGCGGCGCGCGCCATGCGCTCATCGGCCCGAACGGCGCTGGCAAAACCACGCTGATCAATCTGCTCACGGGCGTGCTCACGCCGACCGAGGGCCGCATCGCATTGCTCGGCGAAGACATCACCACGCTGGCGCCGCACAAGCGGGTGGCGCGCGGTCTGGTGCGCACCTTCCAGATCAACCAGCTGTTCGATTCGATGACGCCGCTGGAAACGCTGGCGCTCGTGGTGTCGCAACACCACGGCATCGCGTCGCGGTGGTGGCAACCGCTCGGTGCCGCGAAGGTCGTGGCCGAGCGCGCTGCGCAACTGCTCGAACAGTTTCGCCTGGCCGACGTGGCCCGTCAGCCCGTGAAGCACCTCGCGTACGGCAAGCGTCGCCTGCTCGAGATCGCGATCGCGCTGGCCTGCGAGCCGCGTGTGCTGCTGCTCGACGAGCCGGTGGCCGGCGTGCCGGCGGGCGAGCGCGAGGAGTTGCTGCAGACCGTTGCCGCGCTGCCGGCCGATGTGTCGGTGCTGCTCATCGAGCACGACATGGACCTGGTCTTCAGCTTCGCCGATCGCATGACGGTGCTGGTCAACGGCGCGGTGCTGACCGAGGGCGATCCCGATGCGATCGCCAACGATCCCAAGGTGAAAGAGGTCTATTTGGGCCATGGAGCGGCGCATGAGTGA
- a CDS encoding ABC transporter ATP-binding protein yields the protein MSELLRIENLSAGYGEAVVLTGISLALGQGETLALLGRNGTGKTTLINTLAGATRQHAGSITLGGQPLHQLPPHQRAAAGIGWVPQERNIFKSLTVHENLTAVARAGQWNPQRVYEMFPRLAERKGNLGTQLSGGEQQMLAVGRALVVNPRLLLLDEPLEGLAPIIVEELLRAIRRITQGEGLAAIIVEQHPQAILAISDTAVVLDHGTVVHAAEAATLRTQPEVLERLLGVAR from the coding sequence ATGAGTGAACTGTTGCGCATCGAGAACCTGAGCGCCGGCTACGGTGAGGCGGTGGTGCTCACCGGCATCTCGCTCGCGCTCGGCCAGGGCGAGACGCTCGCGCTGCTCGGGCGCAACGGCACCGGCAAGACGACGCTCATCAACACGCTGGCCGGCGCGACGCGGCAACACGCCGGCAGCATCACGCTGGGCGGACAGCCGCTGCACCAACTGCCGCCGCACCAGCGCGCCGCCGCCGGCATCGGTTGGGTGCCGCAGGAGCGCAACATCTTCAAGTCGCTCACCGTGCATGAGAACCTGACGGCCGTGGCGCGAGCCGGCCAGTGGAATCCACAGCGCGTGTACGAGATGTTCCCGCGACTGGCCGAGCGCAAGGGCAACCTGGGCACGCAGCTCTCGGGCGGCGAACAACAGATGTTGGCGGTCGGTCGTGCGCTGGTCGTCAATCCGCGGCTGCTGCTGCTCGACGAACCGCTCGAAGGCCTGGCGCCGATCATCGTGGAAGAGTTGCTGCGCGCGATCCGCCGCATCACGCAGGGCGAGGGGCTGGCCGCGATCATCGTGGAGCAACACCCTCAGGCGATCCTCGCGATTTCCGACACGGCGGTGGTGCTCGACCACGGCACTGTCGTGCACGCTGCCGAGGCTGCCACCTTGCGCACACAACCCGAGGTGCTGGAACGTTTGCTCGGAGTGGCGCGCTAG
- a CDS encoding alpha/beta hydrolase family protein: MTPFRCCAALAFLLTTCAATAQGPAADLQQPETIRLTLAVDSQPTEVVAHLYKPPGDGPFPLVLFAHGRAATRQERLDMKFPIRVGHANYWLRKGVAVLAPIRPGYGETGGDDREDSVSNWHGDQCHAVPSYERTADNARATQVAALSWARQQPWVRRDRVLLEGQSVGGLTTLALATFNTPGVVGAVNFAGGAGGNPNEAPGRSCKPERLTELYRLFGKATKMPTLWLYAKNDLYWGREAPVHWFAAFKAGGSPAALLMTEPVEGSDGHQLIHRGAPLWRSALDDFVKQVGLLAP, from the coding sequence ATGACCCCTTTCCGTTGCTGCGCCGCGTTGGCTTTTCTCCTGACGACGTGCGCTGCAACGGCGCAGGGGCCGGCGGCCGATCTGCAGCAGCCGGAGACGATCCGCCTGACGCTCGCGGTCGACAGCCAGCCCACCGAAGTCGTGGCGCATCTCTACAAGCCGCCGGGCGATGGTCCGTTTCCGCTGGTGCTGTTCGCGCACGGTCGCGCGGCCACGCGGCAGGAGCGCCTCGACATGAAGTTCCCGATCAGGGTCGGCCATGCGAACTACTGGCTCCGCAAGGGCGTGGCCGTGCTGGCGCCGATCCGGCCGGGCTATGGTGAGACCGGGGGCGACGACCGCGAAGACTCCGTCAGCAACTGGCACGGCGACCAGTGCCATGCGGTGCCCAGCTACGAGCGCACGGCGGACAACGCGCGTGCCACGCAGGTGGCGGCCCTGTCGTGGGCGCGCCAGCAACCGTGGGTGCGGCGCGACCGCGTGCTGCTCGAAGGCCAGTCGGTCGGTGGGCTCACCACCCTCGCGCTTGCCACCTTCAACACACCGGGCGTGGTCGGCGCCGTCAATTTCGCGGGCGGTGCCGGTGGCAATCCGAACGAAGCGCCGGGCCGAAGCTGCAAGCCCGAACGCCTGACCGAGCTTTATCGCCTCTTCGGCAAGGCCACGAAGATGCCGACGCTGTGGCTCTACGCGAAGAACGACCTGTACTGGGGCCGCGAAGCGCCGGTCCATTGGTTCGCAGCGTTCAAGGCCGGCGGCAGCCCGGCCGCGTTGCTGATGACCGAGCCGGTCGAGGGCTCCGACGGTCACCAGCTGATTCACCGCGGCGCGCCTCTGTGGCGCTCGGCACTTGACGACTTCGTGAAGCAGGTCGGGCTGCTCGCGCCTTGA
- a CDS encoding DsbA family protein — MTTLHYLFDPLCGWCYAAAPLVAAARDVPGLTIALHGGGMMTGPNRRTITPQWREHVMPHDRRIAQLSGQPFGSGYFDGLLNDTTAVTDSAPPTTAILAAEQVGGRGLDLLHRLQRAHYVDGLRIADTDLLLALAADIGPDAAAFEAAFTDLLGARTDAHFAESRALLVEVGGQGFPTFALADAEGSRTRIDASRFLGQPDAWIAHLTQSISNLAASRSTP; from the coding sequence ATGACCACCCTCCACTACCTCTTCGATCCGCTCTGCGGCTGGTGCTACGCGGCCGCGCCGCTGGTCGCTGCTGCGCGCGACGTGCCGGGCCTCACGATCGCGCTGCACGGCGGCGGAATGATGACCGGCCCGAACCGTCGCACGATCACGCCGCAGTGGCGCGAGCACGTGATGCCGCACGACCGCCGCATCGCGCAGCTCAGCGGCCAGCCTTTTGGCAGCGGCTATTTCGACGGCCTCCTGAACGACACCACCGCCGTGACGGACTCGGCCCCGCCGACCACCGCGATCCTCGCGGCGGAGCAAGTCGGCGGACGCGGACTCGACCTGCTGCATCGGCTGCAGCGCGCGCACTACGTCGACGGCCTGCGCATCGCAGACACCGACCTGCTGCTGGCGCTCGCAGCCGACATCGGCCCCGACGCGGCGGCATTCGAAGCGGCTTTCACGGACCTTTTGGGCGCACGCACCGACGCGCATTTCGCCGAGAGCCGCGCGCTGCTCGTGGAGGTCGGCGGCCAGGGCTTTCCGACCTTCGCGCTTGCCGATGCGGAAGGCTCGCGCACCCGCATCGACGCGAGCCGCTTCCTCGGCCAGCCTGATGCATGGATTGCGCATCTCACCCAATCGATTTCCAACCTCGCCGCGTCAAGGAGCACCCCATGA